The following nucleotide sequence is from Trifolium pratense cultivar HEN17-A07 linkage group LG2, ARS_RC_1.1, whole genome shotgun sequence.
AGAGATTCTCATCATGCAAATTCAGGTATTAACACACTGACAATTCTGAAAAGACCTAAAAACATTAAACTTGATAATAAACAAGACAACAGAAAGATGAAACACAAGGGATTGTCCGCAGATGGCATCATTGATAGTCTctcttttttgttcttttttcttttcccttttttttttgttttttttttttactaaaaataaagactGAAATAAAACATACCggatgggttgcctcccatcaAGCGCGTGTTTAACGTCCCGAGCTTGACGATCTACCCACCAATGTTAGGGTGGATACTTGATAGTTATTTCAACCTTGGTTTCTTCCTTCTTAGGGCATATATCATCCTTTTTAGAAACAAAGACCAAATTTTCAAGTGTCAGTTTCCTAAACCTCTCCCACTTGTTcctccatttttttcttttctttttcagagGTGTTTTTGAAGTTTCCATAGGAGCTTTCATCTGTTTCATGCTTCCTcccttctttttgttttcttcaacaAGAACATTAACTTGCTCGATTGATCTAATTGGTGGCTCATCTTGAGCAATTTCCTCCTCTAACTCTTCAACTACACCAACCCGGTAACATTGAGGGTTTTCATTCTGATGACGCATAGACTCAAATACATTAAAAGTCACTTGTTCATTTTGAAACCTCAACATTAGCTCACCTAACTCCACATCTATCAACGCTCTACCGGTAGCCAAGAATGGTCTTCCCAACAATAAGGGGACTTCTGAGTCTTCATTCATATCAAGTATAACAAAATCGGctggaaaaaataaatcattaactGTTACCAACACGTCTTCAAGAACTCCGTAGGGATACGTGATGGAGCGATCAGCCAATGTCAGAGTCATTTTTGTTGGCTTGGGTTCCCCACAATCAAGTTTCCTTACCATGGATAGCGGCATCAAATTAATACTAGCTCCTAAATCACAAAGAGCTCTTTCAACTTTTACCTTACCAATTGAACACGGAATAGTGAAACTCCCAGGGTCTTTCAACTTCGGGGGAAGCTTCCTTTGCAAAATTGCACTACACTCCTCAGACAAGGCAACATTCTCGTCATCCCTAAGTTTCCTCTTACCTGACAAGAGATCTTTCATAAACTTGGCATATATCGGCATCTGCTCCAAAGCTTCACTGAAGGGAACATTAATTTGCAAATTTTTGAACACCTCTACGAACCTTTTGAATTGCccttcttccttttctttctttttcttaaggTGAGGATATGGAAGCTTCACATAAGAAGGAATTACCTGCTCTATCCCATGTTCCTTGAGAAGTTGGGCTTTGGTTTTTCTGAGCATCGAATCTGcatcaattaatttttctatctTTTCGACTTCTCCCTCAGTGTTTCCCTTATTCTCATTCTCACTTTTTTCTTCCTCTAGTCTCTCATTTTTTTCGACTCCACCCTCTTTTTCTACTTCTCCATCATTTACAATCAACCActcattttctacttctccctcagTTTCACTCTTTTTCTCTACTTCAGactcttttattttctcactCTTTTTACTTACTACCGATGGTACAACTCTACTTCTCAACCCAATGGCATTACAACTCTCATTCCTTGGATTATCCAACGTGTTTCCAGCAAAACCCCCATTAGACTGAGCAGCCACCTGTTTTGATATTTGCCCAATTTGTGTTTCAAGATTTCGGATGGAAGCTTCATGATTTCTGTTGGATGTTTCTTGACTGGCTCTCATGGCTTCGAAGTTACTCTGAGTCATCTGCATGAACTTATTAATTGTTTCTTCCAAGGGAGATGATTTTCTAGATTGTGGATTTTGAGAGTTCCCTTGAGAAAAATTACCTTGATTACCCCACTGCAGATCAGGGTGATCTTTCCAACCTGGGTTATATGTGTTGGAATAAGGGTTATTTTTCTGATATCCTCCGGCATAATTAACTTCTCCAGCTTCAGGTGAACACATTCCATTAGCGTGTGGCCCGTGGCAAAAATCACATTTGACTTCTTGAACCTGACTAGCATTCGCCTCTGCTAAAGACTTTGCAGCTAACTTTTTGTTTAATATCTCGATCTGGGCTAGTAGAGCTGTGTTTGTGTCAACTACGATCACACCTCTCTTCCTGTCACTTTTGGAACGATACTCATTCATGCACATGTTCTCCACCAGTTGTCTGACTTCATCCtcatttttatttctaattGTACCTCCAGCTGAGGCATCTATAAGCATTCTGGATTGCATTCTCAGACCTCTGATAAATATTTGCATTTGTTCCATGTTGTCCAAAGAGTGATTCGGACATTTCCTCAATAACAATTTGAAATGCTCGTAGGCTTCATATAGAGACTCTGACTCGCCCTGttcaaaatcaataatatcAGCCCTTCTTGCCAGAAACATATCATTAGTAAAATAACGCTCCAAAAATTTATCTTCGAGCTCTTTCCAAGTGTTTATGGTACCACTCGGAATACACTGCAACCAGTCTTTTGCTCTTCCCATCAAAGTAAACCCAAACAACCTGAGTTTAATTTGACTATCAGTGTAACCTTCAGGGCGACACATAGTACATGTCTCATAAAAGCGTTCCAGATGCTCCCATGGATCTCTGATTGCACTTCCATCAAATTGTTTATCCCTTAGCCCGGTGAGAACTATATTCTTGATGTCAAATGTCACAGGATTCGCCGGTTGGAACCCCATAGAAATTTGTCCTGCATCTGTTCTGCGACAATAGTCTCCCATGGTACGCCTAGGCGGCGGTGGTGGGTCATCGGCCATCGTGCCTTCTTCTTCAAACTGAGAACCGGTGTCTGATGGAATTCCTTTTGATACTTTAGTCAGCTCTTGCTCCGCTAACCGTGCTAACCGTACTGCTTTCCTGTTCGCCTTTGCAGTCTTCTCGATTTCAGAATCAAAAAGAAGCTCTGTTGCAACTTTTTACCTCGCATAAACAACAAGAAAATACCTCAATAGCACTGTTCAAtatgaataaataaagtatgattttttatttttatttttttaaaaaaagtaaaaataagtaaatcctAAATAAAACGAAATTGCCTTGttgaaattaatcaacaatccccggcaacggcgccaaaaacttgatgacaattttagcaagtgaactaaattcgtcgttaagtaataaaatttataagattcgtatccacagggattgttcttatttcaacgaaacaattcaatgaatttaggattaattaataattgcaaaggggggtttttagattgatttgtagtaacaatgacaataattaaaattgcaagAAAGTTGAAAAGTGAACTTTTATGAGAGAAAGACGATTAGGAATTATTTTGAATCCTCTCTTTGTCCCTATctggtactctaggttctagccctcaacaatgaaattcttataattacgacaatataacaaaatagactgagtccaattccttggctcatcgatcccatttatctaataaagtaccctaattccttaggtgaaactaatattatcaaaagctttaacgaacgttatattaacaatcatgccaattaattctatattcctatagcaattacgattgacaaacaattaatctagttccagtataaaccctagggtcaatagtgatatataacttaaaatcaattcgaaagtgatcaattaacgaaaagcaataaacacgagattaactgaataattataagttttcattgaataaactagaacacgtagttacatggctcagatagtttcaaagagaatcatcta
It contains:
- the LOC123904743 gene encoding uncharacterized protein LOC123904743; translation: MADDPPPPPRRTMGDYCRRTDAGQISMGFQPANPVTFDIKNIVLTGLRDKQFDGSAIRDPWEHLERFYETCTMCRPEGYTDSQIKLRLFGFTLMGRAKDWLQCIPSGTINTWKELEDKFLERYFTNDMFLARRADIIDFEQGESESLYEAYEHFKLLLRKCPNHSLDNMEQMQIFIRGLRMQSRMLIDASAGGTIRNKNEDEVRQLVENMCMNEYRSKSDRKRGVIVVDTNTALLAQIEILNKKLAAKSLAEANASQVQEVKCDFCHGPHANGMCSPEAGEVNYAGGYQKNNPYSNTYNPGWKDHPDLQWGNQGNFSQGNSQNPQSRKSSPLEETINKFMQMTQSNFEAMRASQETSNRNHEASIRNLETQIGQISKQVAAQSNGGFAGNTLDNPRNESCNAIGLRSRVVPSVVSKKSEKIKESEVEKKSETEGEVENEWLIVNDGEVEKEGGVEKNERLEEEKSENENKGNTEGEVEKIEKLIDADSMLRKTKAQLLKEHGIEQVIPSYVKLPYPHLKKKKEKEEGQFKRFVEVFKNLQINVPFSEALEQMPIYAKFMKDLLSGKRKLRDDENVALSEECSAILQRKLPPKLKDPGSFTIPCSIGKVKVERALCDLGASINLMPLSMVRKLDCGEPKPTKMTLTLADRSITYPYGVLEDVLVTVNDLFFPADFVILDMNEDSEVPLLLGRPFLATGRALIDVELGELMLRFQNEQVTFNVFESMRHQNENPQCYRVGVVEELEEEIAQDEPPIRSIEQVNVLVEENKKKGGSMKQMKAPMETSKTPLKKKRKKWRNKWERFRKLTLENLVFVSKKDDICPKKEETKVEITIKYPP